The DNA sequence TAGCCAACATAAATCATCAACACTTGATCAAAATCCCAGCTACTTTATGCTTCGCAACTCCCCTTTTAATTGTTCTTCCGAATATGCCATTAGCATATTGTATAAACCATTCTTTCTGGAAACAAAATGTATACAGAGAAATGCACCGGATTATTCAGTTTTTGCTCCGCACATCGGATAAAACATTAGGGCATGGAAGACAATTATTAAGGATACAAATAAACTTCActaatttgagaaaaaaaattaaaatctgatTAAAGCATGCTTTATATCTCAATCAAGAATTTAAATTTGGCACAATCAATataaaagagttcataaacatttATTCGTTTATTAACATGTACACGAAAGCATTTGATTAGTGAGTATTGTCTTATTATGTTATGCCTTCAAACTAGTATAACTCTGGCCAAATTCATTTGCTGTTCATTTTAATTCTTTCCATTCTATATAAGCAAAGCAAAAATTACGAATTATACCATGCTTTATGCAAAAATAATTGTAATATGGTCCCAAAGCAGTTTATAGGTACTGTTGGTCACCCAAGAGTTAAACTAAATCTTGAACATATCCGCTTCCTTAACCTTTTCACGCTCCAATCCTATTAGTTTGGGTTTAacaattttctttagttttagaGCTAGCATAGTTGGCGTTCATTGGCATTAAAGATTAGAATATTACCAACTACCAAGTATCGTGGTCTCTCATTAAGAGCAAAATGGAGGTATCGTGTGTGTAATCTTTAGTCTCGCTAACAAACTAAAAATCATGGAATCAACAAGGCAAAACGGCCTACTTAACATCTATGTTTGAAGACCTTCTATAGAGGAAACCTGAGTAAGTTTGAGTATTTCTCCCGCAAGTGGAACTTGGCACATCTTTCGAGCATAGtttatagaaaaatattaaaggtTTAAAACATTTTGACATGGCGAGCAGgttttaatttgttatatattagGAAAAACACAATCATCGGCCACCCAACAGAATCATGCAATCTTTCCAATTAGAAAACAAGAGACACTATCGGTGCACACAGGACCAATTATAGTAATACACATGTACAAAAGCATAAATAGACGTACAACCAGCAACCGAAAAAATTATCTAATGGAAAGAGCTAAACATACGGGTGgaaggaagagaagagagaaaagagaaagagggGGGGAGGAACCCCAAAAAAAAAGAGTAGATGATACTGTAGCTGTATTCTGGAGGTTCAATACTATATAATACTCCCTTCTTTAACTAGGGGAGTTGCATAACACATTTTACTGATAGTACATAAGGTGCTGGTTAGGAGCACCCATTCCCATGGCTGCCTGCTTCATGGCAGCATGCTGATTCTGCTGATGCATAAGTGCCGCATGCGCACCACCCATCTTGCTCAGAGCCATTTGACGTTCATACGCTGCAAGTCCCACAGGAGAAAAGCCAGGCACATGTGCAGTACTAGGTAGGGGAAGAGGAGTAGAGGCTGTTCCAGGAGGAGTGGGCTTGCTACCCCATGAACACTGCCGAAACACCAAAAATTTGGATCAGATACAATGCCATTATGCAGAGCCTTTTGAGTATGAAAGATTCCATTTTCCATGACAAAATTTATAGCAAGTTGTTTTGAGAGTTTGCGAGACAGGAGTTCCACGGTCAATAAGCTAGTTGGAATTTCACcagatcaaataataataataataataataaagcctCCAGTTGACAGCAAAATCCAGTTTAATAAACCCCTTAAACTTGAGATAGGAAAATATGAAACAACCAAGTCATATGCCACTAACACCATCTTAAATAACACAGAGAATAGCAATACGGCATCAAAGATAATAGAATTATCGGCAAACAAATATCCTGCAAACAGCATACCTTGACAGGTTTGCCAAACAGAATCCGAGCATTACCCATCTGGATAGCAAGAGCTGCTTCATCATGTGTACTGTATCTCACAAATCCAAAACCTTTGTCTCGTTGCACCCTAACATCTTCAATAATTCCAACACCAAGGGCATGAaaatggtgatgaagatcaacaGATGTAACCTGCAATTTCAATACCTATGAGAACTTCTAAAAAGTAATTTTCGATAAAGCTTAATTTGCATGAATATGTCGCATTTTATAGCTAGCAACCTAGCATATCTGTACTGCTAATACAGACAACTGACTGCCAAAGCACTCCACCTTTCAATAAAGCTATAAGACTAGGTTATATCAAAatggccaaaaaaaaaaaaaacccttgcCTCTGGAGCGAGATTGCCAACATAAACAGTGGTATATTGAGGATTCTTCTCTGGTGCATCATCACTGGTTACTTGCTGCGGTTCTTCTGCAATTAGAAAACAAGATAACCATGAAATGAAAATCATCCACCAAGCATAATCTACAATCAGGCAACTACAAACAATAAATGGAAAAGTATCcctacattaaaaaaataattatttgaaaaacatcAACTATGAAATATTATGATACACATCAGCAGCATGAACACATAATATACTGAAGTGCCACCTTAAAatgataataagaaaaaaaaatcatgatgTAATAGGAGCTTTCAAAAAGTAGGCAACGAATTCAACAATTTCTACAGTCTAGATGCAAACCACAGGAacaaaatgaaaaagagaaagggggggggggggaggagcCACTAAATAGAATTTTAGAAGAATAAACTCAGTAGTCTCACCCGATGTTCCATTAGTTAACTCCACAACACTTTTAGAATCCGAACTCTGCTTTTCATCATTGCTGTTAGCCCCTTTAGTGGCCCAGTTACAACGTATCTGTCTACTTCCAAGCCACTTACCTAAAGTGtcagaaaaatattaaaagtttcaTAAACAATGGAAGGTGCTAATGTGTGAACTACAAACTAGGAATGGGCAAAAATAAAAACAGCAGCTTATAACTCCAAGGAAAACTATCATTATCAATGATGAGAACCTCATCACCACAAAATATTTTCTCAACACTGATATAATTGGGAAAAAAAGGGTTATTTGATCCTTCAGCCCAAATATCTGGCCAATTAGGCCCCCGTCATCAGTTCCCCCCACCTGAGGCCTCGGCAGTAACAATATGGAGCAACATATATTAAATTTCACACAGTTCCTGAATAAGGTTTTCTATTATTAAGCTATCACATGGTTATAGCCTGTAGCAAGATTTGATATCGTAAGTtttccaaatatatatatatatatatatatatatatatatatatatatatatacacacaatgtTCCATTAAGgtgtaaagaagaaaaatatgtgATGAAAGAGACAAATTTTCTATAACAAATATAACATATAACAGACATAAACCAAAGACACAATGAGAGAGATAAAAATCTAGCAATTCCAAAACAAAAATCTTACCAGTTAAATCATTTATGGCACTTTGGGCATCCTGATAAAGTATATTACAAAATAAAGACGCTACATTAGCATGACAAACACACAAAATAATCCCAAAGAATATTAAGATAGGAAGAGAAAAATGTAATAAGTTGAAGAATTCATGCCTGCTGATTTCGAAAAGAAACAAAGCCAAATCCCCTTGACCGCCCTGTTTTCTGATCCCACATTACCTTCGCATCTCTGAAATCAATTTATCACAAGTTTATTGTTATTATGAATTGAATTCAGGTACATACTCAAGTCAAATTACTTCTCACGTCATGTTACATGTAACCTACAATAACAAAATGACATTTAGAAACTTACGAACAAGTGGGATACACAGAGAAGCAAGCAAACAAGGTTGCATCTGTAACCTCAGGGCTAAGGTCaccaacaaaaatattaaaatgaccTGAATCCAAAACAAAACAAAGGGTAAAGTTGTTATTCCACAAAACAAGAACTGTAATAAGACATTGCAAAGTACATTTCaaggaaaaatatatatatgtaaccTGAAGTATCCTCTCTCTGGCTGCTAGCATAAGCCCAGTTAACCTTAATAGGCTGGCCAAAGCTGCATAGTACATGCAACACATCATAATATGAATCTAGTAGAAGTTGTTCCATAtctcaaacaaaaaattaaaatcaaacttaCATGTGCCTTCCATTGAGAGTTACAATTGCAAATGCAGCTGCACTGCGATCAAAGTAATCAACAAAGCCATAGGACGACTGCAAATTAAATGATTGAAGAAAACCATCATTGTGAGATGAGAAAGAAATACGTAGAAATATCTATTTCCAATAGCTGACAGGAATCATGGACTCAACTGTAAGTCATTTTATTGCATTTAAAAAGAATATTAAGAAAACTGACCTTATCTTTCCTAATGAGCTTGCATCCTTCAAGTGCGCCTGCACTTGAAAAAAGCTCTTGAAGAAGGGATTCTGAAACCTGAGGATGAATGTTGCCAACATAGCTGCATTTCATCAAATTTGATTAACGATTagcaaattaaaaaatcaatacaCATCAAAGAAAAGCGCTTCATAAACCTAGAACATAAGAGAGTCAACTTGCCAACTACAAATACATAAACCAAGCAGAAACTTTTTTTGAGAAGAATTCTTGCAAAGGATATAATAAATTATCTAAGAGGCAGTGAAGTCAACGAGCCACTTCCTTACGGTACTAAAATACGGGAAGATGAACATGTCGAACTAAACAAAAATACTCGACAtcttaaaatactattttttaaaaaaaaaagtaataaaatgttCATTAACACTCACACACTGCGGCATGAACTTGAATCAAAGCCAGGAGGCAGATTTCCACTCAAGATAGGCTCAATCtgcaaaataaaaatgtaaaaacaAAGGGGAAAAAAACTAAAATCAAAATCATCTACTATTCTACTCTCCTCACAAGTAATCTAACTAAAACAATAGGAATCATAGCGTGAGTACCCAGCGTTTCACCTAAATTCTAGGGTAATTCAAACGTATCTAATCTAATaccaaaacataacaaaaaagcTTGAGCTTGACGAAATAGCTGAAAATTTAAGCAGCAAACAGTAATCACAAAGAAAACATGCTAAATTTTGAGAAGAAATGAAGCTgaaaaaaatcaacaattaaaaacaaataaataaagagtAGATGAACCTGTGGAGGAGTTAGGAGAGCAGGGTGGTGGTAGAGAGAGTGCTGCATCATAGCATGCTGTCTCAACCTGTGTTGCTGCATCTTCGATTCCTAGGGTTAGGGTTTGAAGACGATGATGAAAGGATAATAACAAAAGGgaagaacaaaaaaaaggaaaCGGAACAAATCAAAGTTGAAAACACAAAATAtaagacaaacaaaaaaaaaaaagagagaaaacaaaaaggaaaaaaaaaagaaaaaaaagggaaaagaaaaaaccCCTCGAAAGGGAGAGGGTGTGAGAGAAAACAGAGACAAACAAAGACGAAGAAGATGATACTGGAGAGGGACTCAGTCTCAGATACACTTACCCCCCTTTTAatacttcaaaaataaaataaaaaataaaaaacaaacaaactaacTTCAATAATATTTTCCATTAAAAGAAATGGGGCCGGGGGTGAAAATGGAAAAGCATCCCAAAGCGTTTGCGGATAGATttcttttacatattttttaggggagttttttttttttttctttttaaaataccaCGGCAAATAGGTTGTGTTTCACTGTACTGACCCTGTATTCaattgaactttttttttttttcggtaaatcttttgttgttttaaattacaaaaaaaaaagaaaaagaaaaatactcaACTAGCTCTCTTGTTTCGTACTAGCTTTGTTTTGTCATACTTTAGTTAAACTAACTTGGATTTTTGTCCAAATCATACTGGTCTGAAAATTATGTTCTTGTTTGTTGTTTAGTTTTTGAAGAATCTTGTTGGAATAAAAACAGGGACGTTCAATACCAATTCCATTATGCCGAAAAGAATCAAACAATAAAATAGGGCACTCTTTCTTTTTTGGTCATGGATTGGGTTGGACCCAGCCAACCAAACCAAGAAAGAAGACCCAGGTAAAGTTGTAGCAACTACATGACCAAATCGAAGGTTGTAGCAACAGGCaagtgataaaaaattaaaaagataacaaCTGGGCCTAAAGTGTACTCAATGTAAGTACCTTGACAAAAAATATAACATGTTTGATGGGGCAACCAAAAATAccaattcttttatatttttcgtTTATTAGAATTATAAGTTCAATTTAAAATCTTAGttcctgtccaaaaaaaaaaaatcttagttTGTTGTATGATCCTATATTACTATGATAGTGATATCTACATATGCGTATAGTTAGGCCTTCGGTTTTAtgtgaaattttgttctattgttattgttattagttTTTGTGGCTGTAGAAAAATTCTAGTTAAGAGAGAAAAAAAGTGTTTGTTTATACCTTATACCTTATGGTTCTTGGCatcttagaagaaaaagaaaaattctatTCTCTGATTTGATAAACACCCTCCCTTCTcgtcacttttttcttttttcacttgAGAAATGGAAAAATAAGTGCACATAAAATGGTAGAAAAGTGTAAAAGTGTCAATCTAGTGCCACTGCCTTGAAGAACGAAAATTCTTATATATTTAGTCGCAACACACAAAACATGCTTTTGACCTAATAAGATACGTGTGTGCAACTAATTCATTTCACtatctatatattttttattttttgaaaaaattaatctCATTTTTCTGTAAAAGGTGAATGACCATCTTATATTaggcataaatatttttttgttttatgtttttgATTTTCTACAAAATTATTCTTCAAATTTTGAtcctaaaatattaaaaagtgtttattttaatattctttcGTTAGTTAGTTTGTTTGTGCCATTAAATAATAATGTAGGACATTTTACCatgttaatattttaatattaacatttaacttattatgtaatgaaaaagctaataacaaaaacaaacaaacaaacctttattaaaattttgttggatcaaaactaaaataaaaaattgaatatttaGGGATAAAAAAGTTATTAATCTTAAGCATCTATAGCTATAATAATTTTGTTTAAGTAGATTAAACACATGTTTTCAATTTGTCTCTAAAATGGTTAAAAAAAACTACCACATGTTCGGTAATTATTAAGTACCATTACTCAACCAGATCTCCTTCATGTTTggctaatttttattttcttcttcgtATGTACCTAAAAAGATTATTAGAGGCTTGTATACATAAGATGTTCTCTCATAATGAAATACACaaggaaaattataaaaaagagtaCCATTTAGTTCATACTTGTTGTCTGGTTTAAAGTATAGGAAAATTTTCAAATATACCTCGAACAcgggtgttttaattattttaatcattaattttaattaatatattatatatttttttataattcatatcaacctttaaaatatatatttgtttCAGATATACTAGAAACTtcctaaaatatatatttgttgCCTTCTTTGACTTATAACATTGGCTGAAAATGAGTAAATTTGTTTTCTCTATCTTGTCTCCAAGAAAGAATTATTTCTACATGCCAAAATAATGTTATCGGACTCTCTTGCATCAATATAGCTGTAAAATAGTGATGCCACATCATTCAAGAATAGTGGCAGAAAATGGGAAGAAGGTGCGCAGTTATAAAGGGCACAAGCACTCACGTACCCTAACTTCAAAATCTTAGGTAGTTGAGGCATGCGATACAGGTGCCAAAAGACGGGACCCACTTAGTGACACCACTCCAACTTTGACCAATTTCCTCCCTTTCCTTGAACCACCACATATAAATTAGTAGTTTGACTCCCAAAACGTGTTAATCATTTTACTTTATCACAATTATTATCAGATTTGGAtatcatataatattttattaaagattAATTTTATTATCATTTCGGTTGATGAGGAAAGGAATTATTAACAAGAgggaaaaaattcataaaaacataaaagaaatgGAATGAAATAGTATTGAATCCAAAATGTTTGAGATACTAATAATTACAAGGAAAGAAATAACTAGGCAGAAGCTAAATAGGAATAAAGTTAGATGTATATTTGTCTTAGTCTTGATATATAGCAGTGGGGATAGGGTGAAACCAAAATAACAAAAAGCCTAATTGAGCAGTCCACCAATTATGAACAAAACTGCTTTTGATAGTGTGTTGATTAAGCTCCTAACCCAAGCCATGCCATAGACGACTCAGCTGCTTTATTAGGGACCGAGACGGGGCTGCTGCTTTGATATGGTGCTTTTGAAGCAATTCTGCAAACACAACATAATAATTAGTCAATTAGGCCTCCAATTGATAAACCAAGCAATTGTTTGGGAAGCCTACCTATCCTTTCTCTTCTCCAGGAAGCGATGCAGCGAAGCCTTCCTTGCAATAGGTAGATCTGCACATAAAAATGAAATTTACCATTAGAGAATAACTCACAATGATATATCATTTTTACtctaaataaaggaaaagaaattaccaCCAACAACAGGTGCGGACTGTAGCTGGGAGTGGGGTTGAAACAAGTAAGGCCGGGTGTGCTGAGTAGAAGCGCATgcacaagagttccctcttttaGCCAAGGACAGAATCTCCTCCGCTTTCTCAGCAGGAATGTCATCAAACACCATCACTTGTCCACCATAAAAGATTGTTAATTGTGCACCTTTACCATCCTTTAATGCACTGCACATGAGTAATTTTGTTAAACGCAGAAAAGAAACGGTGCGGTGCACGAAAAGCAACAAGAAACACGCATACCTTGTGTTTGCATAAGCAGGAGCACGTGGATAAAGAAGATCCATGGTTGTCACATTATTGTTCTCCTTTGTGGGAAATAACTCCATGGTTGTTGCAGAATAGCATGAGTTCTCAGGTGACCCTGCTGTCAAATAATAAACAGATTCAGAGAGCCGTAGAGAACGGAATACATCATTCAAGTCCATAGCACTCTTAGGATAAAAAAGATGATTAAGCAAATCCCTTGATATATGATTATCCTCCTCGTTCCCCGGTATCCACGAAATACGGTTTAATCTTATcccaaaaaaagagaaataaaaaaaacgtGACTCCTCCTCTAACAGAATGTTGAGAAAATTGGGAGCGGGTAACATGCATGCACTCCAAAAATCAAACATATACATTTCGTAACAGAAAATAGAAACGGAATAGGGGGCAATTTGGGAAATTGAGAGGTACCGTGTGTTTCAGGGGCGGGGTTGCGTTTTGTTATGCCGAGGGTGAGGTCACCGAAGGAACCGTTTTCTCTGAGGTATTGGCTCAACCGATTACAAGTCTGGGAAAACGTGGAGATCTCCGGCGACTTCACCGGATTTTGGCCGGAAACTCCAGAATACTCCGATGAGCTGGACATTTTTGCAGATATTAGCGAGGCTTTGATTTCTGAAGAGAGGGCGGATGGTTTCGTCGTCCTGATGAGACTTCTATTTTATATAGGAGAGGGTTTATAACTTGGAAAATTGAAAAaggattatttttaattttaaattgcgGGGTCCAGGGAAGAgggaaaatgaaattgaaattgaagcaCGAGGAATATGTGGGTGTACTCTTTCTTTTTAAATGCTGCTTTCGgcctttctttaatttgttgccTTCCATGACTCTCCCAACTCTACTATTAGACTTTTCCGAGTCCACTCTCccctttgtttcttttctttttttttttccattcaaactaataaattattactAAGCTCACAAAAATGAGTGAACAAAGGATAAAGATATTTGTATATACTTGATATTTacgatatttataaaaaaataatttataatattaatatgtattttgtaaaattacctaaaatcaataTAATATGAGTTTAGATTCGGATTTTTCGGATGAAATTTTCGACTTGATTATTTGATAAAGAAAGCTATCCAACAACACTTTCAAATGGATAATGATGGTACTTATAAGGAACTCTATTACTTAAGTCAGATCTCTTATTAATTTATCGGGAAGTAGACAAACAGACAAAGAGACGAGATCCTCTTGACTTACAAGTAATGGAGAACCTAACCTTTATGAAAGATTCAAATTCAAGTAATTAGGGACATTTGTGATTATAAAAATTCTGAATAAGTAATACAAGAGATACAATTGGGTTTACAAGGGAATTAAAAAAGAAGTTAATGAAGACAAAGAAGATGAATCTTTTTTAGGACTTCTACTTCCACCtgattttaaaaatgttattaagaaaaatatagcaCAAGTTAGGATggaagaaagcaagaaattaagtAAAAATTCAATGATAAAAAGGTGATTAAAGCGAGAAAAACAAGTTCAAAAAAGAATGAAAGCATAAataaaggaagaagaacaaaagatCTCACAAAAAAATAAGGGAGCAATCACACATCTATTAAGAAGAAAAGgcataaaaaagaaataagagaaaagtaccaaacaaagaagaagagaagtgtacaagatttagagagaaaaaaaaagaccgTAAAACAAGTGATGCTAATGATATAGATGACTCAGAGGAAGAAGTAGGAGCATGAAATTTGCGCTCCCAACTAGGTTTACAATgtagtaataaaaaaaaactgtggTGGATCACTTTTGTAACGTAGGGCAGAGAAAAAATATCAACACAATTGACTGtacaataaaaaaaaaccaaaagaagACGAAGAGCGGCGTAAAACTAGCGCTACTTTTGTTTATAAAGAATAATGTGTCCAAGGTATCTTTTGAAGAGTTAATGTTAGTGCCACGGTGTTTTGGTTATTTTTGACTTTTCGAGtaggatatattttttatttggtttttgtGTTGTGTCCGATGTTTTGGTGTGCCTTTTGTTAAGATGGAGTAGTTGTTTTAATAGTTAACTCAATTTAACTGTTTCGTTGAACCTTTGCTCTTTGTTCTCTGTTTGTGATCGAGCAACCCaactaaagattaaaaaaatgtgTATTGTCATTTTTTTTAAGTAAGAAGCTCAGCACATAAAGTAGAACAAAAGAAGACATCCAACAGAACAActtaaaacaaataaagaaaaataagcaaTGCAAAGAACACTAATAGTTATCTCCTTCTCATtttcggcattgccatcaacaataaAAATGATCCACACCTAACCACTCCATGTAGTTCAAAAAGGACAAGTTGATAATCTCGTCAacccctttttctttattctgaAAAATCATTCTATTCCTTTCTAACCAAATGTCAAAATAATCACACAAAAACACATCATCCACCTCTTGCACTCCTCCTTGTTAATTGATATCTGAGTCCAACTTTGAAAATGTTCATTTAGTGTCCTCGAGTAAGACCATTGCCTCCTAATAAATGATATTCATGCACACCAAATCTGCCAAGAAAAATTACAACCAAGAGATAAGTGGTGACCATGTTTAACACTTTTgttacataacacacatacaacaTCTTTCTAGTTAACAATCCCAAACCGACTCAGCCTCTCCTTCGAATTGACCTTGCCAGTCAAGACAAACTAAACAAACAGTTCCACTACCACTCTTAGTGGAACTAGACCTTTTCAAACAGTCCTAATAAAGTTATAACTTGTTATATCCTCCGAAATCATTTTTGTTTGCAACACCTGCATAAAAAAGTTAGTAGAAAATACACCTTGTCTATCAAATTTCTACACAActctattttctctatcataTGCAAGTTTAACCAACCTTAAGGTATCATGCAACTAGTTCACTAGATCTAACTCCCATTGGAAAAGCTCTTACCTCCATTAGAAGTTTTATATCCACTGTAACTTATCCCCAAACCCACAATTCTCTATTACAGATCTCtttggtttgaaactgagaaGAGTCTCAGAAACTGATCTTCCAAAGAATTACCACGCAGctagacatcttttcagaatcgAGTCTTTCCTTTATCACCAACCTTCATAGACAGCCTA is a window from the Arachis hypogaea cultivar Tifrunner chromosome 1, arahy.Tifrunner.gnm2.J5K5, whole genome shotgun sequence genome containing:
- the LOC112696368 gene encoding oligouridylate-binding protein 1 encodes the protein MQQHRLRQHAMMQHSLYHHPALLTPPQIEPILSGNLPPGFDSSSCRSVYVGNIHPQVSESLLQELFSSAGALEGCKLIRKDKSSYGFVDYFDRSAAAFAIVTLNGRHIFGQPIKVNWAYASSQREDTSGHFNIFVGDLSPEVTDATLFACFSVYPTCSDAKVMWDQKTGRSRGFGFVSFRNQQDAQSAINDLTGKWLGSRQIRCNWATKGANSNDEKQSSDSKSVVELTNGTSEEPQQVTSDDAPEKNPQYTTVYVGNLAPEVTSVDLHHHFHALGVGIIEDVRVQRDKGFGFVRYSTHDEAALAIQMGNARILFGKPVKCSWGSKPTPPGTASTPLPLPSTAHVPGFSPVGLAAYERQMALSKMGGAHAALMHQQNQHAAMKQAAMGMGAPNQHLMYYQ
- the LOC112696383 gene encoding protein TIFY 10A isoform X2, whose protein sequence is MSSSSEYSGVSGQNPVKSPEISTFSQTCNRLSQYLRENGSFGDLTLGITKRNPAPETHAGSPENSCYSATTMELFPTKENNNVTTMDLLYPRAPAYANTSALKDGKGAQLTIFYGGQVMVFDDIPAEKAEEILSLAKRGNSCACASTQHTRPYLFQPHSQLQSAPVVGDLPIARKASLHRFLEKRKDRIASKAPYQSSSPVSVPNKAAESSMAWLGLGA
- the LOC112696383 gene encoding protein TIFY 10A isoform X1 — translated: MSSSSEYSGVSGQNPVKSPEISTFSQTCNRLSQYLRENGSFGDLTLGITKRNPAPETHGSPENSCYSATTMELFPTKENNNVTTMDLLYPRAPAYANTRYACFLLLFVHRTVSFLRLTKLLMCSALKDGKGAQLTIFYGGQVMVFDDIPAEKAEEILSLAKRGNSCACASTQHTRPYLFQPHSQLQSAPVVGDLPIARKASLHRFLEKRKDRIASKAPYQSSSPVSVPNKAAESSMAWLGLGA
- the LOC112696383 gene encoding protein TIFY 10A isoform X3: MSSSSEYSGVSGQNPVKSPEISTFSQTCNRLSQYLRENGSFGDLTLGITKRNPAPETHGSPENSCYSATTMELFPTKENNNVTTMDLLYPRAPAYANTSALKDGKGAQLTIFYGGQVMVFDDIPAEKAEEILSLAKRGNSCACASTQHTRPYLFQPHSQLQSAPVVGDLPIARKASLHRFLEKRKDRIASKAPYQSSSPVSVPNKAAESSMAWLGLGA